The genomic DNA AAGGCAATATCACCGATACAACTCGCTGTTAGTAAAATTCCTAAAAATGAGAGTGGCTCCAGATTCATAACTAATCCCAATACAATTGGCAAAATTCCAGTCGGTAAAAACGGTAACATTAACACTTTCTTCATTTGCTTTACTGTAATTTCTTTTTTAGAATGAGCGTATGCTACACCTAATTTCCAATTGACGCCCCATGTTAGTTCACTCCACGGAACACCTCCGATATAACGAAATCCAATTAAATGTATTGCCTCATGAATACAAACGAGAACAATCATTCCAATAATCAAAAGAGACATAACGGGCAATGTAATTTCAACTTGAAACCCGCCTGAAAAAAGCGCATGTAAAAAACTAATTCCAATCGCTAGAGCGAATATTATAAAAAATGAATAGATATTTAATTTAACCATCGAAACAGTAACAGTTGTTTCTTTTCTGTTATCCATCTTCCCCTCCTAAAATGTAAATATATCTTCACAAAATTGTATAATATACCCAAAATCACGTAAAGATATATTTACATTTTTCTTACGCACAAAAAAAGAAATCGGCCACTTTACTTCGTAAAACAGCCGATTTCTTCTATATGTTTCATCGTACGCGCCAATACATCGTCGCGCATTATAAAGCTAAATTTTCTATCCGTTTTAATGTTGTCAGGAATGTCTGTTAATAAAACAGATCCTTTCGTTTCTTCGTAATGCGTATGTTGTTCTACCGCACTAATTGTTGCAAAATAAATGTTTTTAATGATTATTTTGTCTTTTCCAGATACTTTATATTGTCCTAAGTAAGTTAAATCAGAAACTATGCCGCCAGTTTCTTCATGAACTTCTCGAACTGCCGCTTCTTCCGGTGTTTCCCCTAGTTCTACTTTACCACCTGGAAATTCAAGACCGCGACGTAAATGATGTGTTAATAACCATTGATCCCCGTACCGGCATACAACCCAAACATGCTTTGGCTCAGGAGAAAATGGATAACGTTCAAACGATAATTGTACAGTGTTGTGGTAATAATCTTTAAATTTGTACATGCCATTACTCCCCTATTGATGGTTACAAGTTTTTCCTACCACAAATTGTAGCATATTCTCGCTTTTCTGCATAATATTATCCAATTATAATCCATTGATTATTCCCATTTGCGCGACTAATTCTTTCGTCTCATGATTTCCTAAATCGTAAATCATTTTATATGCTTTTTGTAGTTGTTCATCATATCGGTCATTATTAGAATCGTGATGATACTCAACAAATGGAACGTGGGAGCGTACAAATGAACCTAAATCCTCTACATACGCTTGATCGAAATACTCTCTTAACTCCGTAATTTCCTCATCACTTGCGGAAATCTCAAAATTATACGTATCCGCCGTCTTCACTTGTGAAATTTGACCGTTTCCTATTGATATATAATATGTTTTTTTCTGTTCCATGTAACGCCCTTCTTTCATCCTTTTTATTTCTATTGTTTTCATCAATTACAAAATTATGTAAAATAAAGAAAAGGAGGGATTCCATGTTCAAAATATTAATTATCGGTATTATCATCGTCCTAGTCATATTAGTACTCTCCGTCGTGACGATTAATAAGGGGTATGCTTATAAACATTCTATTGATAAACCAGAAGATAACCCGTATACAAAAAACAGCAAGAAGAATTCATAATACGCTTCGTATACTACTTATTTTAATCGTACTCAATGCCATCCTCATATCTAGTATTACTTTAACGACAGTTCAAAATACCTTTCTACCACTTGCACAATTTCTATTAGGAGCTTCACTATTCCTCATTGCCCTTGAACAAATAAAGAAAAAAGATTCAAGAATCGGATTTATTTAGATTTTCCTCATCATTAGCTATATAAAATAACAGGGGGGATATATATGCTAAAAGGATTACAGATTACTTTTGCACTCATTGCATTATGTATAGTAATATACGGATTTTTTACTGGCAATAGAGAAATGATGCCTTATATGTTCTTTTTCTTAGGATTAATGGCTTTCACTGTAGCGCTAGGAGAAATAAAACAACACAGAAAATCTAGTGGTATACTCGCTTTCATGGCTGGTGCTGGTGCTTTATTTCTTAGCTTCTCAGAACTATTCCGATAAATAGTCTATTTAAAGGAGGATTATATGTTTAAAAACATTCGAATTATACTAGCAACGATTGCCCTCATCCTCGCTATATTTAGCCTCTTTGCAAATATCTCTATACTTTTGTCATTCGTATTCATCCTTTTGAGTATTATGTTTATCCTGTTTGGAATTGATGAAATAAAGAAACAGGAAAAAGCAAAAGCATTTGTTTATTTTCTCGGTTCTGTCTTTGTTTTATATGTTGGGGTGTCTAGTATACTTTCCTAAAAAAGAGGCCGTCCAATACATATTTTAGACGGCCTCTTCTTTTTATTCGCTTCATACCCTTGTCAATTTTTGTCGGTAAATCGATATCCAGTGTCGAAACGTCGATATATTAAAAAAATCGTTGATATATTTCA from Bacillus basilensis includes the following:
- the mutTA gene encoding antimutator 8-oxo-(dGTP/GTP)ase, yielding MYKFKDYYHNTVQLSFERYPFSPEPKHVWVVCRYGDQWLLTHHLRRGLEFPGGKVELGETPEEAAVREVHEETGGIVSDLTYLGQYKVSGKDKIIIKNIYFATISAVEQHTHYEETKGSVLLTDIPDNIKTDRKFSFIMRDDVLARTMKHIEEIGCFTK
- a CDS encoding DUF3267 domain-containing protein; its protein translation is MDNRKETTVTVSMVKLNIYSFFIIFALAIGISFLHALFSGGFQVEITLPVMSLLIIGMIVLVCIHEAIHLIGFRYIGGVPWSELTWGVNWKLGVAYAHSKKEITVKQMKKVLMLPFLPTGILPIVLGLVMNLEPLSFLGILLTASCIGDIALYQKVSKFPDDALVKDHPSKPQFTVYE
- a CDS encoding YczI family protein, with the translated sequence MLKGLQITFALIALCIVIYGFFTGNREMMPYMFFFLGLMAFTVALGEIKQHRKSSGILAFMAGAGALFLSFSELFR
- the ytzI gene encoding YtzI protein; this encodes MFKILIIGIIIVLVILVLSVVTINKGYAYKHSIDKPEDNPYTKNSKKNS
- a CDS encoding YczI family protein, which translates into the protein MFKNIRIILATIALILAIFSLFANISILLSFVFILLSIMFILFGIDEIKKQEKAKAFVYFLGSVFVLYVGVSSILS